From Mucilaginibacter gotjawali:
TAATACCGCTAATTCTGTCAGATAGTAAAATTTCAATTCAACTATTTATAAACGATGCCAAACAACACTGATAATCGTCTTATCGCATTGGGCTACAATGTTGCAAGTCATTCCAGTGCTATGCTTGCTTATTGGGACAAGGACCTGATTTGCCGCTTTGCCAACGATGCCTACCTGGAATGGTTTGGTATCTCGCCTGATGAAATGATCGATAAAATATCGCTTAAAACCGTATTAGGGGCCTTATATGAACAAAACCTGTTGCACATAAAAGCGGCATTGGCCGGAAAGATGCAGATTTTTGAACGGCTGATACTCACTCCTTCAGGAATAACAAAAATTGCCAGGGCAACCTATATCCCTGATATCATTGATGGTGAAGTTAACGGGTTTTATGTGCAGGTTGCTGATGTAAGCCCGCTAAACAATCATAACACAGGCGTGGATACAAATATTGCGGAAAAGGTACCCGGCCCCGTTTATTTTACGGATCGGCTGCTCGGCGAGGTAGTCCAAACCTTACAATCGTGCATTCTGACTGAATTCCCCGGTATTGGTAAACTTGCCAAAAAGCATTTTATTTCTGAATCAAAACTTAAAAGAGATTTTAAGGAGAAATACGATACTACCATTTTTTCCTATTACCGCGGCCTGCAAATGGAACTGGCAGAAAAATACCTGGCAGAAAAGCGTTGTAATAAAAATCAAATGGCGATTTTGCTGAATTTTTCAAACCCGTCAAATTTTTCGGCTTGTTACAAAAAATACTTAAAGGAAAAATCAACACGGGAATTGATCGCTCATATTGAGAAAGAACATGACGAAAGATACCAGACATTTATAGAGCAGGCCCCCGTTGAAATAGCGATGCTGGACAATAATCTGGTATACCTGGCAGCATCGCGCAGGTGGATAGAAGTTCATAGATTACAAAATACAGACTTTATAGGTAAAAGCATTCTTGATATTTCGCCGGTCATCA
This genomic window contains:
- a CDS encoding PAS domain-containing protein — translated: MPNNTDNRLIALGYNVASHSSAMLAYWDKDLICRFANDAYLEWFGISPDEMIDKISLKTVLGALYEQNLLHIKAALAGKMQIFERLILTPSGITKIARATYIPDIIDGEVNGFYVQVADVSPLNNHNTGVDTNIAEKVPGPVYFTDRLLGEVVQTLQSCILTEFPGIGKLAKKHFISESKLKRDFKEKYDTTIFSYYRGLQMELAEKYLAEKRCNKNQMAILLNFSNPSNFSACYKKYLKEKSTRELIAHIEKEHDERYQTFIEQAPVEIAMLDNNLVYLAASRRWIEVHRLQNTDFIGKSILDISPVIKLKFRNILADCLRGHTSKCDEAYIERLDGSHLWLRWEVKPWYKRNKSVGGLLMYTEDITALKLKEEEARLFSLILEKTSEISRIGAWQLNFRTDTAIWSKVVKEILEVPDDFNPPELDDALKFFKEGASRGLIQSKLLDAIENKEPFDVVAEMITAKGRQIRGRVIGYPDFIDLKCEKISGILHEITDKELNLENE